From a single Loigolactobacillus coryniformis subsp. coryniformis KCTC 3167 = DSM 20001 genomic region:
- the nrdF gene encoding class 1b ribonucleoside-diphosphate reductase subunit beta: MTTNNYAAVNWNAVSDAIDKATWEKLTEQFWLDTRIPVSNDLDDWRTLDDAHQWLVGHVFGGLTLLDTLQSQDGLAALRKDVRTPHETAVLNNIQFMESVHAKSYSTIFSTLNTDTEITEIFQWSDNEEYLQNKAQWINQIYHDETDPLKKKIANVFLETCLFYSGFYTPLYYLGNNKLANVAEIIKLILRDESVHGTYIGYKFQLGFNQLGQNQQQELQDWLFDFLYKLYANEEKYTHLLYDQVGWTEEVLTFVRYNANKALMNLGQNALFPDTESDVNPIVMNGISTSTANHDFFSQVGNGYRLGEVEAMHDSDYNIGAPKEPKAK; encoded by the coding sequence ATGACAACAAATAACTACGCGGCGGTCAACTGGAATGCCGTTTCAGACGCAATTGATAAAGCCACATGGGAAAAACTGACTGAACAATTTTGGTTGGATACCAGAATCCCCGTTTCCAATGATTTAGACGACTGGCGCACCTTAGATGACGCTCATCAATGGTTGGTTGGCCACGTTTTTGGTGGCTTAACTTTATTGGACACGCTCCAGTCTCAAGATGGTTTAGCGGCTTTACGCAAAGATGTGCGTACCCCGCACGAAACTGCCGTTTTGAATAACATTCAGTTTATGGAATCAGTCCATGCTAAAAGTTATTCAACGATTTTCTCAACCTTAAATACTGACACTGAGATCACCGAAATCTTTCAGTGGAGTGACAACGAAGAATACCTGCAAAACAAAGCACAATGGATCAACCAAATCTATCACGACGAAACCGATCCCTTAAAGAAAAAAATCGCCAACGTGTTCTTAGAAACTTGTCTATTTTATTCTGGTTTCTACACACCACTTTATTATTTGGGCAATAACAAACTCGCTAACGTCGCTGAGATTATTAAATTGATTCTCCGGGACGAATCCGTTCATGGTACTTATATTGGTTACAAATTTCAATTAGGATTCAATCAACTAGGTCAAAATCAGCAGCAAGAACTACAAGATTGGTTGTTCGACTTTTTATATAAGCTATACGCTAATGAAGAAAAATATACCCATCTGCTCTATGATCAAGTCGGTTGGACTGAGGAAGTATTGACTTTTGTCCGTTACAATGCCAATAAAGCGCTGATGAACTTAGGCCAAAATGCTTTATTCCCGGATACCGAAAGCGATGTGAATCCAATCGTCATGAATGGTATCTCCACTTCTACCGCAAATCATGATTTCTTCTCCCAAGTCGGCAATGGCTATCGCTTAGGTGAAGTTGAAGCGATGCACGACAGCGATTATAACATTGGCGCACCAAAAGAACCGAAAGCAAAATAG